In the Methylophilus sp. 5 genome, one interval contains:
- a CDS encoding helix-turn-helix transcriptional regulator: MYNVLVVFGWQDVSRRPEADAEQVLPLKSGSCVIYVELKTVILKKQLEWGRTITITEIADASGISRMTLHRMLKDQTYNASTDHLNKLCTYLQCELYSLVRWEPDIALPQEHVA; this comes from the coding sequence TTGTATAATGTACTTGTCGTGTTCGGCTGGCAGGATGTTTCAAGGCGGCCAGAAGCCGATGCCGAACAAGTATTACCATTGAAGTCAGGAAGTTGTGTGATTTACGTAGAGTTAAAGACCGTTATTCTTAAAAAACAATTGGAGTGGGGCAGAACCATTACCATCACTGAAATTGCCGATGCGAGCGGTATTAGCCGCATGACCTTGCATCGCATGTTAAAAGATCAAACCTACAATGCCAGCACCGATCACTTAAATAAGTTGTGTACTTATTTGCAATGTGAGTTGTATAGCCTGGTGCGCTGGGAGCCTGATATTGCATTGCCGCAAGAGCATGTGGCCTAG
- a CDS encoding tetratricopeptide repeat protein yields the protein MKLSPGHMQSTAVNAQDCSYWMQALTQAWKQGAWAQCLSLAQKITREFPEEGLAWKLLGSLYQQQDALALAAEAFLQASKSLKKDAEVLYNLANVYAQLQEPAQAIKYYRQTLKLNPAFSLAYANWASVLKQTGQLKEAEKLLRRGLNIHQQDGRVNFELATLLHEAEKPLEAIQYYREAVAIEPGNAVIFFNLALALDQLGNTAEAIAAYQQTIAIQKDYVEAYSYLGALYLKHGDVEEAEQWLLAGIALNPAELSLLKNLAKLYRVTHRTREYQAYIDQVMQAQGVNPEMLNNLATEMLNQQLYGEAETYCQKALALDPENPYVQANLALIENARNAYDKACLYCEKALQQLPESESILNNYSINLRMLGRYTEAIVCLEKALRIKPEFMPAYINLANVYLDMGQIDTAIVTLQQALQIEPTHMMALRNVLFANSYNNGLPPNESLDYAHRLGAAMMHDVTPYDSWQVHAQEQRIRIGLVSADLRKHPVGYFLHQWLQAFDASRLEIYGYSTDGREDAFSHELKDLCNQWRSLAGLTDAQAAKQIREDGVHILLDLSGLSGGTRLPIFAHKPAPVQATWLGYWGTTGLPVMDYVIADPVSIDAQVATQFTEQVVHLPHTRMCFTAPPCDVAVNALPALTSGTLTFGCFQNYSKVSDDVLACWGEVLQALPTASLFWQSKAFNDGLVREEALARLQQYGIAAARCTLSGMVPREEYLRNHHQVDVILDTFPFTGGTTTCEALWMGVPTVTLLGDTLIARQGASFLQCVGLHDWVATSRADYVRKAIALASDLDALAALRAQLREQVLASPLMNAGQFAHDFEQLLFGLWQQTLADLSPEQLLAAAPVQDAFAGEQPVWVVSATRMTEQAFWRESALGRSLKRHMQQDQRLVPVVAYENTRGLSQVFNEAIAAAPDHALLVLIHDDVWLDENAFVHTMQQGLQQYDVIGIAGNARVQPGQPGWCFVDLQFTWDDTRYLRGAVSHGQHAFGPASSYGDVSGECQLMDGVFLAAHKQTLLQSGVRFDQQFEFHFYDLDFCRTATRAGLKLGVWPVRMTHQSGGAFGSARWRETYLSYRHKWEPTQTPVSTALQDSMAEVFDLASRAQQQGDLETARQLYQEILAVDVQHALATHNLGLIYWQARQQTEALRLLAQAYALAPAQWQLLSSYLTALKNSNETAKLEQVFAQAMSNGQHAQALQALMQDWQLPVQTTNIQPSDQVQQALLGLFEQQQYAEMEGELHTLLQQYPVWLSGWKMLSDVLMIQKKDARLAASKALALNKQSAEEHCYYGLVLKAQNELNAAAAAFAQAIHLKPDYAAAYNNLGSVLKDLGEVDEAIKQFKQALRLQPQYADCFSNLLFCMTHAAHVDNEALLQAHTAYAALYEAPLKADWQPHSNTRDAARPLRVGFVSADLRAHSVAHFLLPLLPSLAQDSTLHLFAYANYALEDEVTAEMRQYFKQWRMVSSVSDEALAETIRQDQIDILIDLSGHTSGNRLLTFARKPAPVQASWLGYLNTTGLTSMDYYLADSALLPAGQFDQQFTEQLVQLPVNAPFVPHPQAPAVNTLPALSNGFITFGCFNRPNKITQATVQQWAAVMQACPGSRMVVGGMAEAGACTHVQQWFAETGISADRLSFYARTDMRNYLQQYHLVDICLDTFPSNGVTTTAHALWMGVPTLCVAGDRLASRGAMALMQHLGLTDWVAATPQQFVPQAQYVLSDLQALADLRATMRARFAQSALAQATPLAQALSQAVRQMWQRWCQGQAATSFAIPSLTLKEPSVAPGVTEPSDKGISMNTTLNPQAAPANALQDSITEVFQQALQMQQQGDLAQAMRFYQEILRIDDKHAATYFQLGLLAQQAGKAEEVLPLLEQAVILAPQQPAYWQAYIGELSLTAPKNEVLDVITFARQNGLAAADADALQGQYSQPAVAADVVRKGPYIYRAQDNFYQRAQNEAFGYQDVGNAEQRLYDMIRQSRDKSVFSSELAAKATDWPSYYHLTSQRANLLRPFADKIANGKVLELGAGCGAITRFLGELGGEVVALEGSPNRARVIGQRCVDLNNVTIYSDLIQSFETDEKFDVVTLIGVLEYAQVYVKEADPLRFLLQTAKSFLKEDGMLIVAIENQLGLKYFCGAPEDHMGQAMYGINDSYSTTSPITFGRVELDALIRSAGFETTELYVPLPDYKTPVSVIYPEGFNQAHRAAGWDVGALAAGSVVHDRQSPRHPTFSLENAWQVIARNNLVEDVANSFMFVAYPQRQATKLHPDVLAAHYGCQRQAVFSKETQFVQAEQGLATRTRNTGETAQLLQAAWEHAPYHGGQLWMDKLTQLMNRPGWRVEDLAAWAAPWLQGLEAAALTGGKTLPEFAGYSALLPSQYFDATPTNFVMDKAGQGHFFDLEWDFAIPLPVAFVALRGLFLTLHRVRSCGKPHASTPSNLGSLTLAVLEANGYHYRDDQLQALISVFNRLQNMTQGAPEHVVNGLTAEFTRAELPVRQLFT from the coding sequence ATGAAACTCTCGCCAGGCCATATGCAGTCTACTGCTGTGAATGCGCAGGATTGCAGCTATTGGATGCAAGCGCTGACCCAGGCCTGGAAGCAGGGGGCGTGGGCGCAATGTTTAAGCTTGGCGCAAAAGATTACCCGTGAGTTTCCTGAAGAAGGCTTGGCCTGGAAGTTATTAGGCAGCCTGTATCAACAACAAGATGCCTTAGCCTTGGCTGCTGAGGCTTTTTTGCAGGCCAGCAAAAGCTTAAAAAAAGATGCCGAGGTGTTGTATAACCTGGCTAATGTCTATGCGCAACTGCAAGAGCCTGCGCAGGCGATTAAATACTATCGGCAGACACTCAAATTGAACCCGGCGTTTAGCCTGGCTTATGCTAATTGGGCCAGTGTGCTCAAGCAAACCGGCCAATTAAAAGAGGCCGAAAAACTATTGCGCCGGGGCCTTAATATTCATCAGCAGGATGGTCGCGTTAACTTTGAACTGGCGACTTTGTTGCATGAGGCAGAAAAACCGCTGGAGGCGATTCAATACTATCGTGAAGCGGTGGCGATTGAACCTGGCAATGCTGTGATTTTTTTCAATCTGGCGCTGGCGCTGGATCAGTTGGGCAATACGGCGGAGGCGATTGCGGCTTACCAGCAAACGATTGCGATTCAAAAAGACTATGTAGAGGCCTACAGCTACCTGGGTGCACTCTATCTCAAGCATGGCGATGTAGAAGAGGCTGAGCAGTGGTTGCTGGCTGGCATAGCATTAAACCCTGCCGAGTTGTCTCTACTCAAAAATCTGGCCAAGCTGTATCGCGTGACACACCGCACCAGAGAGTATCAGGCCTATATTGACCAGGTCATGCAGGCGCAAGGCGTAAACCCTGAGATGCTGAATAACCTCGCCACCGAGATGTTGAACCAGCAGTTGTATGGCGAGGCTGAGACTTATTGCCAGAAAGCGTTGGCGTTAGACCCAGAAAATCCTTATGTGCAGGCTAACCTGGCGTTGATTGAGAATGCCAGAAACGCCTATGACAAAGCTTGCCTGTATTGTGAAAAAGCATTGCAGCAGTTGCCTGAGTCTGAAAGCATCTTAAACAACTACAGCATCAATTTGCGCATGCTGGGCCGTTATACCGAAGCGATCGTCTGCCTGGAAAAAGCGTTGCGTATCAAGCCTGAATTCATGCCTGCCTATATTAATCTGGCTAACGTGTATTTAGACATGGGCCAGATTGACACCGCTATTGTCACCTTGCAGCAAGCCTTGCAGATTGAGCCTACACACATGATGGCGCTCAGAAATGTGTTGTTTGCCAACAGCTATAACAATGGCTTGCCGCCGAACGAGAGCCTGGACTACGCCCACAGACTCGGCGCGGCCATGATGCATGATGTGACGCCATACGACAGCTGGCAGGTGCATGCGCAGGAACAACGTATTCGTATTGGCCTGGTATCGGCTGATTTGCGCAAACACCCGGTAGGCTATTTTCTGCATCAATGGTTGCAGGCTTTTGATGCCAGCCGTTTAGAAATCTATGGATATTCAACCGATGGCCGTGAAGATGCTTTTTCGCATGAGTTGAAAGATTTATGCAACCAGTGGCGCTCGCTGGCCGGATTGACCGATGCACAGGCGGCGAAACAGATTCGCGAAGATGGTGTGCACATTTTGCTGGATTTATCCGGTTTGTCTGGTGGCACCCGTTTACCGATTTTTGCGCATAAACCTGCACCGGTGCAGGCGACCTGGCTCGGTTACTGGGGGACGACTGGCTTGCCAGTCATGGATTATGTGATTGCTGACCCGGTGAGTATTGATGCGCAGGTGGCAACACAGTTCACCGAGCAAGTGGTACATCTGCCACATACACGCATGTGCTTTACTGCACCGCCTTGCGATGTTGCTGTGAATGCCTTACCGGCATTGACCAGCGGGACGCTGACATTTGGTTGTTTTCAAAACTACAGCAAGGTGAGTGACGACGTATTAGCTTGCTGGGGTGAAGTCTTGCAGGCCTTGCCAACGGCCAGCTTGTTCTGGCAAAGCAAGGCGTTTAATGATGGCCTGGTGCGCGAAGAAGCCTTGGCCAGGTTACAACAATACGGTATTGCCGCGGCACGCTGCACCTTATCTGGCATGGTGCCACGAGAAGAATACCTGCGTAATCATCATCAGGTGGATGTGATTCTGGATACGTTCCCGTTTACGGGCGGCACCACCACCTGCGAAGCCTTATGGATGGGCGTGCCCACCGTCACTTTGCTCGGAGACACTTTAATTGCCCGCCAGGGGGCAAGCTTTTTGCAGTGCGTGGGCTTGCATGATTGGGTGGCAACCAGCCGTGCTGACTACGTGCGCAAAGCGATTGCGCTGGCGAGCGACCTGGATGCGTTAGCTGCCTTGCGCGCGCAACTGCGTGAGCAGGTGCTGGCTTCACCATTGATGAATGCCGGGCAGTTTGCCCACGACTTTGAGCAATTACTGTTTGGCCTCTGGCAGCAAACACTGGCAGATTTAAGCCCTGAGCAGCTATTGGCTGCGGCCCCGGTGCAAGATGCTTTTGCCGGTGAGCAGCCAGTTTGGGTAGTGAGTGCAACGCGCATGACAGAACAAGCCTTTTGGCGTGAGTCTGCTTTGGGCCGGTCACTCAAACGGCATATGCAGCAGGATCAGCGCTTGGTGCCAGTGGTGGCTTATGAAAACACACGCGGCTTATCGCAAGTGTTTAATGAAGCGATTGCTGCCGCGCCTGACCATGCCTTGCTGGTACTGATACACGATGATGTCTGGCTGGATGAAAACGCTTTTGTACACACCATGCAGCAGGGCTTGCAGCAATATGATGTGATTGGCATTGCAGGCAATGCCCGGGTGCAGCCTGGCCAGCCTGGCTGGTGCTTTGTAGATTTGCAGTTCACCTGGGACGATACGCGCTATTTGCGTGGTGCCGTGAGCCATGGCCAGCATGCATTTGGCCCAGCCTCCAGTTATGGTGATGTGTCTGGTGAGTGCCAGTTGATGGACGGCGTTTTTCTGGCCGCACACAAGCAAACCTTGCTGCAAAGCGGCGTGCGTTTTGACCAGCAGTTTGAGTTTCATTTTTATGACCTGGATTTTTGCCGTACCGCCACGCGTGCCGGGTTGAAACTAGGCGTGTGGCCTGTACGCATGACACACCAGAGTGGCGGGGCTTTTGGCAGTGCGCGCTGGCGTGAAACCTATTTGAGCTATCGCCACAAGTGGGAACCCACTCAGACGCCAGTATCGACTGCCTTGCAAGACTCGATGGCCGAGGTATTTGACCTGGCTTCACGTGCACAGCAGCAGGGCGACCTGGAAACGGCCAGGCAGCTATACCAGGAAATTCTTGCGGTAGATGTCCAGCATGCACTCGCTACCCATAATTTGGGTTTGATTTACTGGCAGGCTAGGCAGCAAACAGAGGCATTGCGCTTGCTGGCGCAGGCTTATGCGCTAGCCCCAGCGCAGTGGCAGTTGTTAAGCAGCTATCTGACGGCACTCAAAAACAGTAATGAGACCGCCAAGCTGGAGCAAGTATTCGCGCAAGCCATGAGTAATGGCCAGCATGCACAGGCTTTGCAAGCGCTGATGCAAGACTGGCAGTTGCCAGTGCAAACGACCAATATACAGCCATCAGATCAAGTCCAGCAAGCATTGCTGGGCCTGTTCGAACAACAGCAATATGCCGAGATGGAAGGTGAATTGCATACCCTATTGCAGCAATATCCTGTCTGGCTCAGTGGCTGGAAAATGCTGTCTGATGTGTTAATGATACAGAAGAAAGATGCCCGCCTAGCGGCCAGCAAAGCGCTGGCGCTGAATAAGCAAAGCGCTGAAGAGCATTGCTACTACGGGCTGGTCCTCAAAGCACAAAATGAACTCAATGCAGCCGCAGCCGCCTTTGCCCAGGCCATACACCTGAAACCAGATTACGCTGCGGCATATAACAATCTGGGTAGTGTGCTCAAAGATTTGGGCGAGGTCGATGAAGCCATCAAGCAATTCAAGCAGGCGCTGCGCTTGCAGCCGCAGTATGCCGATTGCTTTAGCAATTTGCTATTTTGCATGACGCATGCCGCGCATGTGGATAACGAAGCCTTGTTGCAAGCGCATACGGCTTATGCCGCACTGTATGAGGCGCCGTTAAAAGCCGATTGGCAGCCGCACAGCAATACGCGTGATGCAGCACGTCCGCTGCGTGTCGGTTTTGTCTCTGCCGATTTGCGCGCGCATTCAGTGGCGCATTTTCTGTTGCCTTTGTTGCCTTCGCTGGCGCAGGACAGCACATTGCACCTGTTTGCCTATGCTAATTACGCACTGGAGGACGAAGTCACTGCCGAGATGCGTCAGTACTTCAAACAATGGCGCATGGTTTCAAGCGTATCCGATGAAGCACTGGCAGAGACCATCAGGCAAGACCAGATTGATATCCTGATTGATTTGTCCGGCCACACCTCTGGCAATCGCTTACTGACGTTTGCCAGAAAACCAGCACCCGTGCAGGCCAGTTGGTTAGGTTATTTGAATACCACAGGCCTGACGTCTATGGATTATTACCTGGCCGACAGTGCATTGTTGCCAGCCGGGCAGTTTGACCAGCAGTTTACCGAGCAGCTGGTGCAATTGCCGGTGAATGCGCCCTTTGTACCGCATCCACAGGCACCAGCCGTCAATACTTTGCCTGCGCTCAGCAATGGCTTTATCACTTTTGGCTGCTTTAACCGCCCCAACAAAATTACCCAAGCCACGGTGCAACAATGGGCCGCTGTAATGCAGGCTTGCCCAGGCAGCCGTATGGTAGTGGGCGGCATGGCAGAGGCGGGCGCATGTACGCATGTGCAGCAATGGTTTGCCGAAACGGGTATCTCGGCTGATCGCCTATCGTTTTATGCTCGCACCGATATGCGCAATTATTTGCAGCAATATCACTTGGTCGATATTTGCCTGGATACATTCCCGTCTAATGGCGTGACCACCACGGCCCATGCGTTATGGATGGGCGTACCAACACTGTGTGTGGCTGGCGACCGACTGGCCAGCCGTGGTGCCATGGCGCTGATGCAGCATCTGGGTCTTACCGACTGGGTAGCAGCAACCCCGCAGCAATTTGTACCACAAGCTCAATATGTATTGTCTGACCTGCAAGCGCTGGCTGATTTACGCGCCACTATGCGCGCACGTTTTGCGCAGTCTGCATTGGCACAAGCGACCCCATTGGCGCAAGCCTTGTCACAGGCCGTGCGCCAGATGTGGCAGCGCTGGTGCCAGGGGCAAGCTGCCACAAGCTTTGCTATTCCTTCCTTAACGCTGAAAGAACCTTCTGTTGCGCCAGGCGTGACTGAACCCTCTGATAAAGGTATCTCTATGAATACAACACTTAACCCACAAGCGGCACCGGCTAACGCACTGCAAGACTCGATTACTGAGGTGTTTCAGCAGGCGTTGCAAATGCAGCAACAAGGTGATTTAGCGCAGGCGATGCGCTTTTATCAGGAAATCTTGCGTATCGACGACAAGCATGCTGCCACGTATTTTCAGTTAGGGTTATTGGCACAACAAGCGGGCAAAGCAGAAGAAGTCTTGCCGCTGCTGGAGCAGGCTGTGATCCTGGCACCGCAACAACCTGCCTACTGGCAAGCTTACATTGGCGAGCTGTCGTTGACGGCACCCAAAAATGAAGTGCTGGATGTGATCACGTTTGCCCGCCAGAATGGCCTGGCCGCCGCTGATGCGGATGCATTGCAAGGCCAATACAGCCAGCCCGCGGTTGCCGCTGATGTTGTGCGCAAAGGGCCGTATATTTACCGTGCGCAAGACAACTTTTATCAGCGCGCGCAAAATGAGGCGTTTGGCTACCAGGATGTGGGCAATGCCGAGCAGCGCCTGTATGACATGATTCGCCAGTCCCGCGACAAGAGCGTGTTTTCGAGTGAGTTGGCCGCCAAGGCGACCGACTGGCCGAGTTACTATCACCTGACTTCACAACGTGCCAATTTGTTACGTCCGTTTGCTGACAAAATCGCCAACGGTAAAGTATTAGAGTTGGGCGCCGGTTGCGGCGCGATTACCCGCTTTTTGGGCGAGTTGGGTGGTGAAGTGGTGGCGCTGGAAGGTAGCCCGAATCGTGCGCGCGTGATCGGCCAGCGTTGTGTCGATTTGAACAATGTGACGATTTACTCTGACCTGATTCAGTCGTTTGAAACCGATGAAAAATTTGATGTCGTCACTTTGATAGGCGTGCTTGAATACGCGCAGGTCTATGTGAAAGAAGCCGATCCTTTGCGCTTTTTGCTGCAAACGGCCAAGTCTTTCCTTAAAGAAGATGGCATGCTGATCGTGGCGATTGAAAACCAGTTAGGCCTCAAGTACTTTTGCGGCGCGCCTGAAGACCATATGGGGCAAGCCATGTATGGCATCAATGATTCTTACAGCACGACCAGCCCGATCACGTTTGGCCGCGTAGAACTGGATGCCTTGATCCGCAGTGCAGGCTTTGAAACAACCGAGCTTTATGTACCATTACCTGACTATAAAACCCCTGTCAGCGTGATTTACCCGGAGGGTTTTAACCAGGCACACCGTGCCGCAGGCTGGGATGTAGGCGCATTGGCCGCTGGCTCAGTGGTGCATGACAGACAATCACCACGTCATCCGACATTTTCACTCGAGAACGCCTGGCAGGTGATTGCACGTAATAACCTGGTTGAAGATGTGGCCAACTCCTTTATGTTTGTGGCTTACCCGCAACGCCAGGCAACTAAATTGCACCCTGACGTATTAGCTGCGCATTATGGTTGCCAACGCCAGGCAGTGTTTAGCAAAGAAACCCAGTTTGTGCAGGCAGAGCAAGGCTTGGCAACGCGTACGCGTAATACTGGTGAAACTGCACAGTTGTTGCAGGCTGCGTGGGAGCACGCACCTTACCATGGCGGCCAGTTGTGGATGGACAAACTGACCCAGTTGATGAACCGCCCTGGCTGGCGTGTAGAAGACCTGGCGGCCTGGGCTGCGCCCTGGTTGCAAGGCCTGGAGGCCGCTGCGCTAACAGGCGGCAAAACCTTGCCAGAGTTTGCGGGCTATTCAGCCTTGCTGCCTTCACAGTATTTTGATGCGACGCCAACCAATTTTGTGATGGATAAAGCCGGGCAGGGCCATTTCTTTGACCTGGAATGGGATTTTGCTATCCCGCTACCAGTGGCTTTTGTGGCTTTGCGAGGTTTGTTCCTCACCTTGCACCGCGTGCGCAGTTGCGGCAAACCACATGCCAGCACGCCAAGCAACCTTGGTAGCTTGACGCTGGCGGTGCTGGAGGCCAATGGCTACCATTACCGCGATGACCAACTACAAGCGTTGATCAGTGTGTTTAACCGTCTGCAAAATATGACGCAAGGTGCGCCAGAGCATGTGGTGAATGGCCTCACGGCTGAGTTCACGCGTGCCGAGTTACCGGTGCGCCAACTGTTTACATAA